From the Palaemon carinicauda isolate YSFRI2023 chromosome 4, ASM3689809v2, whole genome shotgun sequence genome, the window tatttatatatatatatatatatatatatatatatatatatatttatatatatatatatatatatatatatatatatatatatatatatatatatatatatattaaaataagccatatatatttttgatatattaatgtctggattctcttaacaacctcgggatcacagacccaggcgaaatctcacaaagacaagagcttggctccggccgggaatcgaaccctggtcggcaagcttatatagacagtgactaacccacttggccactttaTATANNNNNNNNNNNNNNNNNNNNNNNNNNNNNNNNNNNNNNNNNNNNNNNNNNNNNNNNNNNNNNNNNNNNNNNNNNNNNNNNNNNNNNNNNNNNNNNNNNNNNNNNNNNNNNNNNNNNNNNNNNNNNNNNNNNNNNNNNNNNNNNNNNNNNNNNNNNNNNNNNNNNNNNNNNNNNNNNNNNNNNNNNNNNNNNNNNNNNNNNNNNNNNNNNNNNNNNNNNNNNNNNNNNNNNNNNNNNNNNNNNNNNNNNNNNNNNNNNNNNNNNNNNNNNNNNNNNNNNNNNNNNNNNNNNNNNNNNNNNNNNNNNNNNNNNNNNNNNNNNNNNNNNNNNNNNNNNNNNNNNNNNNNNNNNNNNNNNNNNNNNNNNNNNNNNNNNNNNNNNNNNNNNNNNNNNNNNNNNNNNNNNNNNNNNNNNNNNNNNNNNNNNNNNNNNNNNNNNNNNNNNNNNNNNNNNNNNNNNNNNNNNNNNNNNNNNNNNNNNNNNNNNNNNNNNNNNNNNNNNCATCCCCTAAATATAGATagggggttactgaatcccttaatagagatctagctaaaattagtgcatggtgcagattatggggtatgaagatgaatcgtaacaaaaatcaaagtatgattgtaagtttgtgaaggacagtggctcttcaacatccggatctcagttttgataatgtttctttacctttGTATGACACTTTTGAAATTTGAGGAGTGATtcttaacagcaaatttacttttgaaaaacacagtaGGTCTCTGTCTCCTTCCATTGttcaaaaaaattggcttactgagaaagtctttcaagatttacgGTGGTCAATGTTTTCTGAACAACCatcttaattatttcattctagcttgttttgagtattgttctcctgtctgttcttcagctgttgaatctcatcttaatatgttggacagaaacgtacggtctattaaatttcttattcctgatctagatattaatctttggcaccgtcgttcaattagttcattatgcatgttgcataagattcttaataattctgaccatcctttacattcaggtcttcctggacaattccatccagttcgtaatactaggcaggcagttaattctaatagccaggccttctccatcatgaggctcaatactacatagtactctagaagttttattccagctttgaccaagttgtggaacaatcttcttaatcgggtagttgaatcagtagaacttcaaaagttcaaagttgcaacaattatttttttttttttttttgttgaacaggcgaacataagtatttttatagattattaaataaaaataaaaataaaaccattgttctatagtcgtgggtagtgccatagctatgtaccatggtcttccactgtcttaagttagagttcttttgcttgagggcatactattctatctatttttttttcaggatttgttaaagttttatagcttatataggaaatatttaattgaatgttgttactcttcatgaaatatcttatttgtccttgtttcctttcctcgctttagaatttttccttgttggggcccctgggcttacaacgTTCTGCTTTTGAAActcgggttgtggcttagcaagtaatgataataataatagtaataataatatatctgttttgacgttgttactgattttaggatgattttttgttaatttgttctcaccatttatttatttccatatttcctttcctcactgggctattttccctattggagcccttggggttatagcatcttgcttttccaactagggttgtaccttggctagaaattataataataatgtatataatatatatatatatatatatatatatatatatatatatatatatatatatatatatatatttatatatatatatatatttatgtatatacttatatataaatatgtatatatatttatatatatatatatatatatatatatatatatatatatatatatatatatatatatttatatatatatatatatatatatatatatgtatatatatatatgcagaagaaccacagggaaaatgaaaatgcgaaatatacacttaagtcctgactagtttcgtgatacttcctctgaggaagtattacgaaactagtcaggacttaagtgtatatttcgcattttcattttccctgtggttcttctgcatctgagcatcacgttttcctgtgatttttacgcatatatatatatatatatatatatatatatatatatatgtatgtatgtctgtatatgtatatatatatatatatatatatatatatatacatatatatatacatatatatatatatatatatatatatatatatctgtatatgtatatatatatatatatatatatatatatatatatatatatatatatatatatatatatatatatatatatatatatatatatatatatacatatatatatatatatatacatatatatatatatatatatatatatatatatatatatatatatatatatatatatatgtatatgtatgtatgtatatttatataccaaggcatttcccccgaTTTTGGgtgttagccgacatcaaacaaataaaaaaaaaaagcggacctctcctctctgttccttccagcctgacaagggactcaaccgagtttggctggtactggtctggttccacagcccaccctcaaccaaggcaccggaggaagcagcagggcctaccggaactgcgtcacaatcactcgccattcattcctatttctagcaagctctcttgcctctctcacatctatcctcctatcacccagaccttccttcactccatccatccacccaaaccttggccctcctctcgtacttctcccatcaactcttgcattcatacccTTCTTcctcagacagccattttccattttctcaacatggccaaaccacctcaacatattcatatccatactagctgctaactcatttcttacaaccgttctcaccctcactatttcgttcctaaccctatctactcgagatacaccagccgtactctgtagacacttcatctcaaacacattcaatttctgtctttccgtaactttcattccccacaactccgaaccatatatatatccataatcatatttatgtatatacatatatatataatcatatttatgtatatacctatatatatatatatatatatatatatacatatatatatgatattatttatatatacatataagtatgtatatgtatatgtatatatatatatatatatatatatatatatatatataaatatatatatatatatatatatatatatatatatatatatatatatatataaatataaatatatatatatatatatatatatatatatatatatatatatgtatatatatatatatatatatatatatatatatgtatgtatgtatatatatatatatatatatatatatatatatatatatatgtgtatgtatatatatatatatatatatatatatatatatatatatatatatgtgtatgtatatatatatatatatatatatatatatatatatatatatatatatatatatatatatgtatatatatatatatatatatatatatatatatatgtatatgtatatatatatatatatatatatatatatatatatacagtatatatatatatatatatatatatatatatatttatatatatttatatatatatatatatatatatatatatatatatatgtatatatatttatatatatatatatatatatatatatatatatatgtatatatatatatatatatatatatatatatatatatatatatatatatatatatatatgtatatatatgtatatatatgtatatgtatatatatgtatatatatatatatagagtttatatatatatatatatatatatatatatatatatatatatatatatatatataatatacatatatatatatatatatatatatatatatatatatatatatatatatatatatatatatagagagagagagagagagagagagagagagagagagagagagagagagagagagagtttatatatatatattatatatatatatatatatatatatatatatatatatatatgtttgaatatataaatatatatatatatatatatatatatatatatatatatatatatatataaatatatatatatatatatatatatatatatatatctatacagtatatatataaatatatatatttatacatacatacatatatatatatatatatatatatatatatatatatatatatatatatatatttatatatatatatatatatatatatatatatatatctatacagtatatatataaatatatatatttatacatacatacatatatatatatatatatatatatatatatatatatatatatatatatatatatatatatatatatatatatatatataaacatatatatatatataaacatatatatatatatatatatatatatatatatatatatatacatatatatatatatatatatatatatatatatatatatatatatatatgcgcatacatttatatatatatatatatatatatatatatactattttccaGCTAATTAAAAAAATTAAGAGTATGGCCAATCACTAAGTATGACATTTATAGATGGATTTTGATATGTCAAGTAATAATTAAAACTCACTATTGAACATTTTACGTAATCTGTACAGCAAATACAtaatcataaaactatataaagatagtgcgAAAATTCCGATTACGAAAGGAGTTTGAGAGACggaccccatatctcctaaattattcatagcttgCCTAGAAGTATCTCAGAATCTGCATTTGGAAAAGTAAGAAATAACATAAACCTTAAAAATTCGAGGTTTCCAGATGACATTTTTCTCGTTATTTAATCATGGgacaaattttgaaatatatatatatatatatatatatatatatatatatatatatatatatatatatatatatatatatatatatatatatatgtatatgtatatgtaaacatgggAAAAgttgacaaattaaaaaaaaacattatataatattTGAGTACAAGAAGCAGATGTGTAGGGGGGAATtggataggaataaaaaaaaagaagataatatcCGTTGAAATTACTGATAGACAACAAACAAGGTTTACGAATGAACCTTTAGAGATAGTTAATTAATACATAAATACATCTGCATCCTAAGAACATAGgcccaaaataaaaagaaagataagcatcgTATTGAAAGATTTTGGTGAAGATAAATCAGATCAAGAAAAGTAGATTGACACTTTCTCTCAAAGGAAAAATTTCTAATCATATGGTCCAACCAGTAAAAATTTATCCATATGAAACTTCGACCCATGCAATCGAAATTGAAGATGAACATGTAATAACTTATAAAGCTatgggaagaatatatatatatatatatatatatatatatatatatatatatatatataatatatatatatatatatatatatatatatatatatatatatattatatatatcgatatatatatatatatatatatatatatatatatatatatatacatatatatatatatatatatatatatatttatatataaatatatttatatatatatatatatatatatatatatatatatatatatatatatatacatatatatatatatatatatatatatacacatatatatatttatatatatatatataaatatatatatatatatatatatatatatatatatatatatgtgtatatatatatatatatatatatatatatatataaatatatatatatatatatatacatatatatatatatatatatatatatatatatatatacatatatatatatatatatatatatatatatatatatacacacatatacctatataaatacacacacataaacacacacacacacacacacatatatatatatatatatatatgtatatatatatatttatatatatatatatatatatatatatatatatatatatatatatttgtgtgtgtctgtatatatatatatatatatatatatatatatatatatatatatatatatatatatatatatgtatatatatatatatatatatatatatatatatatatatatatatatatgtgtatgtgtgtttttatgtatatatatatatatatatatatatatatatatatatatatatatatatatatatatatatatatatatgtacactcatatatactatatatatgcatgtatatatatatatatatatatatatatataaatatatatatatatatatatatatatatatatatatatatatatatatatgtatatatatatatatatatatatatatatatatatatatatatatatatatgtatgtatatatatatatatatatatatatatatatatatatacatctatatatatacatacatatatataatatatatatatatatatatatatatatatatatatatatatatatatatgtacacttatatatactgtatatatgcatatatatatatatatatatatatatatatatatatatatatatatgtatatatacatatatatagatatatatagatatatatagacatacatacatacatacatatatatatatatatatatatatatatatatacatatatatatatatatatatatatatatatatatatatatatatatatatatatatatgtatatatgtatataatatatatatatatatatatatatatatatatatatatatatatatatatgtatataatatatatatatatatatatatatatatatatatatatagatatatatattacatctatatatatatatatatatatatatatatatatatatatatatatatatgtgtgtatatatatatatatatatatatatatatatatatatatatatatatgtatatatatatatatatatatatatatatatatatatatttactgtagatatatatatatatatatatgtatatatatatatatatatatatatatatatatacagtatatatatatatatatatatatatatatatatatatgtatatgtatatatatatatatatatatatatatatatatatatatatatatatatatatatatatatatatatatgtgtgtgtgtgtgtgtgtgtgtatatatatatatatatatatatatatatatatatatatatatatatatatatatatatatatatatatatatatatatattatatatgtatatatttacacagtatatgttTAATTTTGCAtactaaatattaatattaaaagtaaaatagtgTAATGAATTTTAAATGGAATGATATCAATGTATTCTAAAACAATAGTCACTGGCAGATTCTCGATATTTTTCGAGATACTGCCATCTTTACACGCTACCTAATACTACGGTCTGGACGATCAGTAACTTCCGAGAAAACAGGTCCCTGTATAATAAGAGAATGGTAGGCATGTTTCAGCTGAGGGTATATTCAGCCATGCTATGTTAAGGCCGCTTTTGTTGAGAAAATAATTTGTAACAGCTTTAACAAATATTACATTTCATTACGCTACTCAGGTTTTTAGAAGATTGGGAATATTCGAAAGACAAAATTTCATCTGAAGCTATGTTCTCGATTATTATCTTTTACTTGTGGAATTGCATTCTGAAATTTTGCCGTTTATCTGCGGAAGTCGCCATTTCTGACTTAATTTGAATCTCAAACTCATAGAGACTTGTGAACCAAAGGCCTGCGTAACGCTGTATTTGTGTAAATTAGGCTTACGGGTTATTTCGCCCCAATGCTATTTCGCCCCACTTTTCCCTAGATTATTTCAAGTCAGTTCCCCCCATTTTGTAAGTTAGTTCGCCCCATTCCGGAAAATCGGGGAAAAATCGGACAAGTAAGTTGCGAAAAAAATTTTGAGTTTgctaaaatggataaaaatatatataaaaatacaaaaatttaagcCAATGTTaatcttgtaatttttcttttttttttagctggttCGTGAACCTTTTAAACAACTCTACTCAATTCATGCATATGTCCGCTCGGGGGAGTGTGTTAAGCAAGTGCCTCTTTTATTTTGTGTGATGTCAGGCAGCAGGACAGTAGACTACAGGGCTCTTATTCAATCTATACGTGAAGAAGTCCAAGAACTCAAAGTTGAAGAGGTCATGGCTGATTTTGAAAAGACTGTCTGGTCTGCTTTCCGCAAAGGTAATTAAAGTTTCATTGCATGTGGCAAATCGTTTTATGCTGCACTATTATATTACTATAAATGATATTATATTGtactaatatatcattattattatttcccactAGAGCTGCCTGACATTACCATGAAAGGCTGCTGTTTCCATTACACCCAAGCTATATGGAGAAAGGCACAGGCAGTAGGAATGCAAAAGCTATATAAGGATGATAGGGCCACTCGAAGTTTCGTCCAAAAACTTATGGCACTGCCACTGTTACCGGCTGAACACATTGTGTAAGTCATATTACAttgcatatttattcataaattcatcCATTTATAATATATCTACTATGCATTTATGCAATTATCTAACTAATTTCTTGTTTTCCTTAACAGACCAATTTTCGAGCACCTGCTAGAAAATTCGACAACAACAGCACCCATGAAGGAATTGGCTTCATATGTAAAGAAAAACTGGATAGAGAGCTCTGTTTGGCCCCCCAAGACttggtaaatatattttcattgaattagTTTTATTTCTGAGGAATGTTTGCTGAGATAGTGATTCTAGATATAAGGttcaaatttatgattttttaaatcatgattgtgttatagagatatttactttaattcaagcGAAACACCCAAATGTCTACCGACCGGTTTTCTCTCTtagttatttcaatgtttttttttctttcataatcaaTTACAGGTCAGTGTTTTACCGTCCAGTTAGGACGAATAATACAGTGGAAGGATGGCATGGTCGCTTGAACAGACGGGCAAACCAAAGTGGGTTGCATCTCTATAGATTGTTTGAGGTTCTTGGGGATGAAGCAAAAAATGTCGACTCCAGTCTCTCCCTATTGCGAGAGGGGAGGATTATGCGATGCCAACGCAACCAGTATAAGtaagttattttttataagttatttttcaaattcaaatatattcatagatttttttcttattcgttGCAACAAGCATAAATGAAAAATcagaaataattactttttttcttcaaatttcaggAATGTCCATCGTAAGCTGTTCGCGGCCTGGGATGAATACGTACGTCACCAGGAATATACTTTGACCCAGGGACTCTCTCTCCTCCGTAGGGTGATGGGGCTCTACACTCCTATGGAGAtgtgatgtgattttttttattataggcctattttgctattttaatttGTCGAAATAAATTTACTCAAATCCTTTATTGTTTCAAGTAGCCCTTTTTCTAAGTTAAAAATGTCACCATATGATATCTAAGGTAATTTCTATGATGGGCTATCTACAATCAGTGTTAAAAAGTAAACATCACGGCCACACAGGAGCAGGTTGTAAGCAAGTGTTCAAAAAATTTGAATAGTTAGATCGCCCCATATTACCATGAAATGTTAAGTTCATTCGccccatatttgaaaaaaaagcgtAAGTTAGTTCGCCCCAGTTTGATTTTGGAAAAAGTTAGTTCCCCCTAGTGGGGCGAAATTGAAATGGTGCGAAATAACTTGACACCGTAAATTAGTACTAATAGGCAAAACTGAAGTATACTGTGAATGTTGCAAAACACTTTAAATGTCACATTTATTCTTGAATATAATTATTGGTATGTTTGCTTGATATCATTTtgttttgctgttactgttttgttattttgttatggttaattaattaggaaataaaatattagatgtagaatttaaataaattatgtttTGATATATCTTCCAGTAACAGAACTGGGGTTCTGACCAGGATCTGAATGGTCATTTTATTCGAACTTCAGAGATTGATCATAAATTGAACATTTGTCATTTGTACAAAATAGCTAGTAGACATATCAGAATGGGATTCATTTACGTTTTCGACAATTTTCAGATACTCCATATATTGAAAAGTTACATGATCTTAAGAAATGCCATTTAGTATATTTAGGGAAACATCTTACGcataatgttgaaaattttatgAAGAAAGATTATGTTAAGTACGTGTCAGTTCAACATTTGGTTAAAGATTTGGTGTTACTTCGAGATGCATTGGATGAAGTTGATATTAATTCAGTGGTTTTAGATTCATTGACtactaaaatttaattatttatgatAGAAGCTTGTTCAAAAGAAAAGTAGTTGGAAGCTCATGCTGAGTGTGAGAGGTTAAAGTTAGAAGATGAACTTTACTATTGAGCAAAGAGAGGCCAAGGTTATACGTGAGGAATTATGATTTGAAGCTGAGCAGAGATTTGGCTAGAGAAGCTCGCAAAAAAACTTCATGAGATTAATGTTCAAAAAGAgtaagaacctgaaaaaaaaaataaacatgcttATTTCAATGATGCAGATAAATCTAAGTCAGATATTTCTAATGTATATAGAATTTTACT encodes:
- the LOC137638997 gene encoding uncharacterized protein; protein product: MSGSRTVDYRALIQSIREEVQELKVEEVMADFEKTVWSAFRKELPDITMKGCCFHYTQAIWRKAQAVGMQKLYKDDRATRSFVQKLMALPLLPAEHIVPIFEHLLENSTTTAPMKELASYVKKNWIESSVWPPKTW